Proteins encoded in a region of the Moritella marina ATCC 15381 genome:
- a CDS encoding tetratricopeptide repeat protein: MSVINQMLKGLDKESQQQQAAIERSGAVIVAAPKNDNKVAIALITSMVAVAALAAYLFMQKESKVEQQAVTQQQIVQARVAESAAEPELVAKPAIAKLNVDNATVTAPKVTVPVVTAPIVTAPIVTESVAAQSVAVKSIAVQPITIQAPKVQQAAVRAPAKQVSAKNTQVVREVKPIAHDIVHDITDETVTEVADSVSIKAVTRTPTQQAGLYAKQAESALLAGDKIRAKELFVKVLAFDKQHDLAREKLAAILYGEQRTQSAVKLLQEGLSISPQYTNFRLMLARIYLKNNNKPQAYYYLKPHQPAVAGHVDYYAILAGLAQNLDDLDTALVAYKKLTVHEPNRAKWWLGLGITADKAQHVDLALNAYHTAQNMGQLSASSRNYINARITQLEKQ, encoded by the coding sequence GTGAGTGTTATTAATCAAATGCTTAAAGGCTTAGATAAAGAGAGCCAGCAACAACAAGCGGCGATTGAACGCAGTGGGGCTGTTATTGTCGCTGCGCCTAAAAACGACAATAAAGTGGCTATTGCGTTAATCACGTCAATGGTTGCTGTGGCGGCTTTGGCTGCATATCTGTTTATGCAAAAAGAGAGCAAGGTTGAGCAACAAGCTGTAACCCAGCAACAAATTGTTCAGGCGCGAGTAGCGGAATCAGCAGCAGAGCCAGAATTAGTCGCAAAACCTGCTATTGCGAAACTCAATGTCGATAACGCCACCGTGACAGCACCAAAGGTGACTGTACCTGTAGTGACAGCGCCTATTGTTACAGCGCCTATTGTTACAGAGTCAGTAGCTGCACAGTCAGTAGCAGTAAAATCAATAGCAGTACAGCCAATAACAATACAAGCACCAAAAGTACAACAAGCGGCGGTGAGAGCCCCTGCGAAACAAGTTTCGGCTAAAAATACGCAAGTCGTTCGAGAAGTTAAGCCGATTGCACATGACATTGTACATGACATTACCGATGAGACCGTCACTGAAGTTGCAGACAGCGTATCAATTAAAGCGGTAACGCGCACGCCAACACAACAAGCTGGACTTTATGCGAAACAGGCAGAAAGTGCATTATTAGCGGGTGATAAAATACGTGCGAAGGAACTATTTGTTAAGGTATTAGCCTTTGATAAACAACACGATCTAGCGCGCGAAAAATTAGCCGCTATTTTGTATGGTGAACAGCGTACTCAATCAGCGGTGAAGTTGTTGCAAGAGGGGTTGAGTATCTCACCGCAGTACACGAATTTTCGTTTAATGCTGGCGCGTATTTATCTCAAAAATAACAATAAACCCCAAGCATATTATTACCTCAAACCACATCAACCTGCAGTGGCAGGACATGTTGATTATTATGCGATCTTAGCCGGTTTAGCACAAAACTTAGATGATTTAGACACCGCATTGGTGGCGTATAAAAAATTAACGGTTCACGAGCCTAATCGCGCGAAGTGGTGGTTAGGATTGGGTATTACTGCAGATAAAGCGCAGCATGTGGACTTAGCGTTAAATGCTTACCACACAGCCCAGAATATGGGACAGTTATCGGCATCATCACGTAACTATATTAACGCGCGAATTACCCAGTTGGAGAAACAGTAA
- a CDS encoding GspE/PulE family protein yields the protein MAQLKLKQRLGDLLVGEGIISDEQLGLALKEQRSSGRKLGATLIYLGFITEEQLLNFLSQQLDIPFLNISTLSIDSQTVLKLPEVHARRHRALVVKADHDILTIALSDPADLNAVEAISSFLSAYQLEFAIVRESQLLPAYDRLYRRTKDIEAFAGQLEDEHRPAQEFDIFKDVDDASSEATVVKFLNSVFEDAVQIGASDIHIEPDEKALRIRLRVDGVLQENILNEVAIVPALVLRLKLMAGLDISEKRLPQDGRFNLKVRNQSIDIRMSTMPVQYGESVVMRLLNQDSGIFQLESTGMPSDLIKRLRGLIRRPHGMVLVTGPTGSGKTTSLYAALSELNEPGKKIITVEDPVEYRLPRISQVQVNPKIGLDFAHILRTCLRQDPDILLVGEMRDKETVEIGLRGALTGHMVLSTLHTNDAITCALRLMDMGAPGYLIGAALRAVVAQRLVRKLCNQCKSTHDLTSSEHYCLEKLGKAPLGDEQLYRSVGCQACNYTGYRGRIGVFELLELNDAMSDALRRESAAEFEAEARKSKLYRPLVLSALDFAKQGLTSIEEVLKLADEVVLADNNDDSRAEGDISHDRHHGTSVSANETTESNTLGANIASHVRELDKVDNVEIESILCLVEAVRSLDRNGQ from the coding sequence ATGGCACAATTAAAATTAAAACAACGTCTGGGTGACTTACTGGTTGGTGAAGGTATTATCAGTGACGAACAACTCGGTTTAGCGTTAAAAGAACAGCGCAGCAGTGGCCGTAAGTTGGGTGCGACATTAATTTACCTTGGTTTTATTACTGAAGAGCAACTGCTGAACTTTTTATCTCAGCAGTTAGATATCCCATTTTTAAATATTTCGACGCTGAGTATCGATTCGCAAACGGTACTGAAGTTACCGGAAGTACATGCCCGTCGACATCGCGCATTAGTCGTGAAAGCCGACCATGATATTTTAACGATTGCCTTGAGTGATCCGGCAGATTTGAATGCTGTGGAAGCGATATCAAGTTTCTTATCGGCGTATCAGCTTGAATTTGCCATCGTGCGTGAGAGTCAGTTATTACCGGCGTACGATCGTTTATATCGTCGAACCAAAGATATTGAAGCGTTTGCTGGTCAGTTAGAAGATGAACATAGACCTGCGCAAGAGTTTGATATTTTCAAGGACGTCGATGATGCCTCTAGTGAAGCTACCGTTGTTAAATTCCTTAATTCAGTGTTTGAAGACGCGGTACAAATTGGTGCCTCGGATATTCATATTGAACCGGATGAAAAAGCCCTGCGTATTCGCTTACGTGTCGATGGTGTGCTGCAAGAAAATATCTTGAATGAAGTTGCTATCGTACCTGCATTGGTACTACGCCTAAAACTAATGGCCGGTTTAGATATCTCTGAAAAACGTTTACCGCAAGACGGCCGTTTTAATCTAAAGGTACGCAATCAATCAATTGATATTCGTATGTCGACCATGCCGGTGCAATACGGTGAATCTGTGGTGATGCGTTTACTTAACCAAGATTCAGGTATTTTCCAATTAGAAAGTACCGGTATGCCTAGTGATTTAATTAAACGCTTACGTGGTTTGATCCGCCGTCCGCATGGCATGGTATTGGTAACAGGCCCGACAGGTAGTGGTAAAACGACCTCACTTTATGCTGCTTTAAGTGAGCTAAACGAACCGGGTAAAAAGATTATTACCGTGGAAGATCCGGTAGAATATCGTTTACCACGGATCAGCCAAGTACAGGTAAACCCTAAGATTGGTTTAGACTTTGCGCATATTCTCCGTACGTGTTTACGTCAAGATCCGGATATCTTATTAGTCGGCGAAATGCGCGACAAAGAAACCGTTGAAATTGGTTTACGTGGTGCCTTAACCGGTCACATGGTGTTATCGACACTGCATACGAATGACGCGATCACCTGTGCATTACGTTTAATGGACATGGGCGCGCCGGGTTATCTCATTGGCGCGGCATTACGTGCTGTTGTTGCTCAGCGTTTGGTACGTAAATTATGTAATCAATGTAAAAGTACGCATGATTTAACGAGTAGTGAACATTATTGCTTAGAAAAATTAGGTAAAGCCCCATTGGGTGATGAGCAATTGTATCGTAGTGTCGGTTGTCAAGCGTGTAACTATACCGGTTACCGTGGTCGTATCGGTGTATTTGAATTATTAGAATTGAATGATGCCATGAGCGATGCATTAAGGCGTGAGTCAGCGGCTGAATTTGAGGCGGAAGCACGTAAGAGTAAGCTTTATCGTCCATTAGTATTATCGGCGTTAGACTTTGCCAAGCAAGGCTTAACGTCTATTGAAGAAGTATTAAAGCTGGCTGATGAAGTGGTGCTTGCAGATAATAATGATGATAGCCGTGCAGAAGGTGATATCAGCCATGATCGCCACCATGGGACAAGTGTTAGCGCTAATGAAACGACAGAGTCGAATACCTTAGGTGCCAATATTGCCTCGCATGTCAGAGAGCTAGATAAGGTTGATAATGTAGAGATCGAAAGTATTTTATGTTTGGTCGAGGCGGTTAGATCATTAGACCGCAATGGTCAATAA
- a CDS encoding prepilin-type N-terminal cleavage/methylation domain-containing protein: MKRNAGFTLIELVIVIIVLGILAATAVPKFINLQDDAKEAAMKGVESALHSAANIVYSKAAIDGVETKSGENVEDAGTTINTEYGYPAATETGIGASVELSGFGSKYTVVTAPAADTALFWNGTASTGKATCIKYTEATSSARYTIKSDECEDLI; this comes from the coding sequence ATGAAAAGAAATGCAGGTTTTACACTAATCGAATTAGTGATCGTAATTATTGTACTAGGTATCTTAGCTGCCACTGCTGTGCCGAAATTTATTAACCTTCAAGATGATGCTAAAGAAGCTGCAATGAAAGGTGTTGAATCTGCACTGCATAGTGCTGCCAATATCGTTTATTCTAAAGCGGCAATTGATGGTGTTGAAACAAAGTCAGGTGAAAACGTTGAAGACGCAGGTACAACAATCAATACTGAATACGGTTACCCTGCTGCAACTGAAACTGGTATCGGTGCATCTGTTGAATTAAGTGGTTTTGGTTCTAAATATACAGTTGTAACAGCACCAGCTGCAGATACTGCTTTATTTTGGAATGGTACAGCTTCTACTGGTAAAGCTACATGTATTAAATATACGGAAGCTACTTCTTCAGCTCGTTACACAATCAAGAGTGATGAGTGTGAAGATTTGATTTAA
- a CDS encoding type II secretion system F family protein yields MANYSYKGRDSQGKLVSGKLESQNQDALVQSLMAKGIIPTEIKVVKNNSGNIDLSQLLTRSIPLAELVIFARQMYSLTRAGIPMIRAIKGLSESSSHAKLKDVLNDVVVRLNSGNTLSASMAAHPHVFASIFVSIVRVGENTGRLDDSFLQIANYLELEMDTRRRIASAIRYPIFVLVAISAALVILNIFVIPTFANMFNKFGVELPWATRALLASSAFFVDYWHLLIIAVIGAIIGFKYYIQTDKGKLRWGLFYIRIPIVGPVIEKTLLSRFARSFSLMLKGGVPLNNSLTLVSSTVDNAWMEVRILAMRAGIEEGKSLTITASESGMFTPLILQMISVGDETGQVDDLLLEAAQFYEREVDYELQSLTAKIEPILIGIVAVMVLILALGIFVPMWDMMGVVQG; encoded by the coding sequence ATGGCAAATTATTCGTATAAAGGCCGTGATAGCCAAGGCAAACTTGTTTCAGGCAAGCTCGAGTCGCAGAACCAAGATGCATTAGTGCAATCGTTAATGGCGAAAGGGATCATTCCCACTGAAATTAAAGTGGTTAAAAATAACAGCGGTAATATAGATCTGAGTCAACTACTCACACGGAGCATTCCACTTGCAGAGTTAGTTATTTTTGCACGGCAAATGTATTCGCTCACGCGTGCGGGTATCCCAATGATACGTGCGATCAAGGGTTTATCTGAGTCAAGTTCTCATGCCAAGCTTAAAGACGTGCTGAACGATGTTGTGGTACGCCTAAATAGTGGTAATACCTTATCGGCATCAATGGCGGCGCATCCTCACGTATTTGCGTCTATTTTTGTATCGATTGTGCGAGTGGGTGAGAATACCGGTCGTTTAGATGATTCATTTTTGCAGATCGCCAATTACTTAGAATTGGAAATGGATACCCGGCGCCGGATTGCCAGCGCTATCCGTTATCCTATTTTTGTATTGGTGGCGATCTCTGCCGCGCTAGTGATCTTGAATATTTTTGTGATCCCGACGTTTGCCAATATGTTTAACAAATTCGGTGTTGAGCTGCCTTGGGCAACACGGGCTCTGCTGGCCTCATCCGCTTTTTTTGTTGATTACTGGCACTTATTAATTATTGCTGTGATTGGCGCGATCATTGGTTTTAAATATTATATTCAAACGGATAAAGGCAAGTTACGTTGGGGGCTGTTTTATATTCGCATTCCTATTGTTGGGCCTGTGATTGAAAAAACCTTGTTATCGCGTTTCGCCCGCAGCTTTTCGTTGATGTTAAAAGGCGGGGTGCCACTGAATAACAGTTTAACGCTGGTTTCATCAACGGTAGATAATGCCTGGATGGAAGTACGTATTTTAGCGATGCGAGCGGGTATTGAAGAAGGTAAAAGTTTGACTATTACCGCCAGTGAAAGCGGTATGTTTACGCCACTTATTTTACAGATGATCTCGGTGGGCGATGAAACCGGCCAGGTCGATGACTTATTATTAGAAGCCGCGCAGTTTTATGAACGTGAAGTGGATTACGAACTGCAATCGTTGACCGCGAAGATTGAACCAATATTGATAGGTATCGTTGCGGTGATGGTATTGATTCTAGCACTTGGTATCTTTGTGCCGATGTGGGATATGATGGGCGTAGTACAAGGTTAA